The following are from one region of the Synechococcus sp. CBW1108 genome:
- a CDS encoding Crp/Fnr family transcriptional regulator, giving the protein MTSSLLKRPLQLTLHPQDVLPEGMSWRLHEGYVRSATWDLEGESITLGLWAPGYLITSEDPVINPLELQCLTTVVVEHIELDTSEQLKHLLRERQMLAELLTIQRIRSGDLRLLTLLSWIGQAHGQVNSHGCRLSLSELNLTHRSLADICGLTRVTVTKLLSRLRAEGRLVAIGDSDLLIPSQL; this is encoded by the coding sequence ATGACTTCTTCTCTGCTCAAGCGCCCTTTGCAACTCACGCTCCACCCCCAGGACGTGCTTCCAGAGGGGATGAGTTGGCGGCTGCATGAGGGCTACGTGCGCTCTGCTACCTGGGATCTGGAAGGGGAGAGCATCACCCTGGGCCTCTGGGCCCCGGGCTATCTGATCACATCAGAGGATCCAGTTATCAATCCGCTGGAACTGCAGTGCCTCACCACCGTGGTGGTGGAGCACATTGAGCTTGATACCAGCGAGCAGCTCAAGCATCTGCTGCGTGAGCGGCAAATGCTGGCGGAACTGTTAACCATTCAGCGGATTCGCTCCGGGGACCTGCGCCTGTTGACCTTGCTCAGCTGGATCGGTCAGGCCCACGGGCAGGTGAACAGCCACGGCTGCCGCCTATCGCTCAGTGAGCTCAACCTCACCCACCGCTCCCTGGCGGACATCTGCGGCCTGACTCGGGTCACGGTGACCAAGCTGCTGAGCCGTCTTCGCGCGGAAGGGCGGCTGGTGGCGATTGGCGACAGCGATCTCTTGATCCCCAGCCAGCTATGA
- the chrA gene encoding chromate efflux transporter, which produces MTTGSVSPVSLAEASRFWFQLGWVSFGGPAGQIALLHRELVDRRRWLSERRYLQALNYCMLLPGPEAMQLATYLGWLMHGVPGGLIAGGLFVIPSVFVLTALASIYALWGQLPLLASVFALLKPAVLAIVLMAAWRIGRRTLHTPLLVALAIAGFLALALLDLPYPLVVIAAGVIGLLAARWRPALLLSGGIHGSAAAKAEANRPDALHDDHTDSPEHARFSRRRLDLTLLIWALALLLPLAALAIAGGWSGTLALMARFFTRVALLSFGGAYAVLPYVAQGAVEQFGWLSAPQMLDGLALGETTPGPLIMVVAFVGFMGGWNQSIAAGLSPWPLALAAVLVTVWFTFLPSFGFILAGAPLVEASRGDLRFGAPLSAITAVVVGVIASLALFFAGPVLWPAGAFNPWAALVVAAALFAQLRLRWSVLQVIGAAAAVGALLAGVAKLSG; this is translated from the coding sequence GTGACAACAGGATCCGTCAGCCCTGTGAGCCTTGCTGAGGCCTCCCGCTTTTGGTTCCAGCTGGGCTGGGTGAGCTTCGGGGGGCCAGCCGGGCAGATCGCCCTGCTGCATCGCGAGCTGGTCGACCGGCGCCGCTGGCTCTCGGAGCGGCGCTACCTGCAGGCCCTCAACTACTGCATGCTGCTGCCGGGGCCGGAGGCCATGCAGCTGGCCACCTACCTGGGCTGGCTGATGCACGGCGTACCCGGCGGCCTGATCGCCGGGGGGCTATTCGTGATCCCCTCGGTGTTTGTGCTCACGGCCCTGGCCAGCATCTATGCGCTCTGGGGGCAGCTGCCGCTGCTGGCCTCGGTGTTCGCCTTGCTCAAACCGGCGGTGCTGGCGATCGTGCTGATGGCCGCCTGGCGCATCGGCCGCCGCACCTTGCACACGCCCCTGCTGGTGGCCCTGGCGATTGCCGGTTTCCTGGCCCTGGCCCTGCTGGATCTGCCCTATCCGCTCGTAGTGATCGCAGCGGGCGTGATCGGCCTGCTGGCCGCCCGCTGGCGACCGGCCCTGTTGCTCAGTGGTGGCATCCATGGATCAGCGGCGGCGAAGGCAGAAGCCAATCGGCCTGATGCCCTGCACGACGACCACACGGATAGTCCCGAGCACGCCCGCTTCTCCCGCCGGCGCCTGGACCTCACCCTGTTGATCTGGGCCCTGGCCCTGCTGCTGCCCCTCGCCGCCCTGGCGATCGCCGGCGGCTGGAGCGGCACTCTGGCGTTGATGGCGCGCTTCTTCACGCGGGTGGCGCTGCTCAGCTTTGGCGGGGCCTATGCCGTGCTGCCCTACGTGGCCCAGGGGGCGGTGGAGCAGTTCGGCTGGCTATCGGCTCCGCAGATGCTCGACGGCCTAGCCCTGGGCGAGACCACCCCAGGGCCTCTGATCATGGTGGTGGCCTTCGTGGGATTCATGGGCGGCTGGAATCAGTCCATCGCAGCTGGCTTGAGCCCCTGGCCCCTGGCCCTGGCGGCAGTGCTGGTGACGGTGTGGTTCACCTTCCTGCCTTCCTTTGGTTTCATCTTGGCCGGCGCACCGCTGGTGGAGGCCTCAAGAGGCGACCTGCGCTTTGGGGCTCCACTGAGCGCCATCACGGCTGTGGTTGTTGGGGTGATCGCCAGCCTGGCGCTGTTCTTTGCTGGCCCGGTGCTCTGGCCCGCCGGCGCCTTCAATCCCTGGGCGGCGCTGGTGGTAGCGGCGGCCTTGTTTGCCCAGCTGCGGCTGCGTTGGAGCGTGCTGCAGGTGATCGGTGCAGCGGCGGCCGTTGGTGCACTGCTGGCAGGGGTCGCGAAGCTCTCAGGCTGA
- a CDS encoding PPC domain-containing DNA-binding protein, producing the protein MKVVPLRLQPGDDLRRALEAWMSQQPEQAGFVISAVGSLSEAQLRLAGASEATAIRGELEILSLAGTLSPDGTHLHIAVADSLGAVIGGHLCAGSLVRSTAELVIGLLPEWQFQRELDAATGYAELVINPAAQG; encoded by the coding sequence ATGAAGGTGGTGCCGCTGCGGCTGCAGCCTGGCGATGATCTGCGCCGGGCGCTGGAGGCCTGGATGAGCCAACAGCCGGAGCAGGCCGGCTTTGTGATCAGCGCCGTCGGTAGCCTGTCGGAGGCCCAGCTGCGATTGGCAGGGGCGTCAGAGGCCACGGCAATCCGTGGCGAGCTGGAGATCCTCAGCCTGGCCGGCACCCTCTCGCCCGATGGCACCCATCTGCACATCGCTGTGGCCGACAGCCTTGGCGCCGTGATCGGGGGGCACCTCTGCGCAGGCTCGCTGGTGCGCAGCACCGCCGAGCTGGTGATCGGCCTGCTGCCGGAGTGGCAGTTCCAGCGCGAGCTCGATGCAGCTACCGGCTACGCCGAGCTGGTGATCAATCCTGCCGCTCAGGGCTGA
- a CDS encoding IS1595 family transposase, protein MARNVIQFQKGLSLPDFQRLYGTEVQCEAALEKARWPGGFRCPRCNGHEHGLVYGRRLKRYQCRSCGHQATLTAGTIMQATKLPLTTWFLAFYMIGQAKTGISSLELSRHLGVNYDTAWLLHHKILRAMADREEAYLLRGKVQIDDSYLGGELPGGKAGRGSENKIPIVAAVSLNEAGRLIHARITAVSGFSSEAIAEWAKRHLAPGSQVLSDGLACFRAVTTAGCSHHAIVTGGKHPNDLPQFRWINTVLGNLKTGFNGTFHAFNFDKYARRYLGGFCFRFNRRFSMVAMTDRIANAVCCCMPCTERDLRVAEAYG, encoded by the coding sequence ATGGCGCGCAACGTCATCCAGTTCCAGAAAGGCCTTTCACTGCCTGACTTCCAGCGGCTCTACGGCACCGAGGTGCAATGTGAGGCTGCTTTGGAGAAGGCGCGCTGGCCCGGTGGGTTCCGCTGTCCCCGCTGCAATGGCCATGAGCATGGGCTGGTCTATGGCCGCAGGCTCAAGCGCTATCAGTGCCGCAGCTGCGGCCATCAGGCCACGCTCACGGCTGGCACGATCATGCAGGCCACGAAATTGCCTCTGACCACCTGGTTTCTGGCCTTTTACATGATCGGGCAGGCCAAAACAGGGATCTCCTCGCTGGAGCTCAGCCGCCACCTGGGCGTGAACTACGACACCGCCTGGCTGCTGCACCACAAGATTCTGCGGGCGATGGCTGATCGGGAGGAGGCTTACCTGCTGCGGGGAAAAGTCCAGATCGATGATTCCTACCTCGGCGGAGAACTGCCGGGCGGCAAGGCAGGTCGGGGTTCAGAGAACAAGATCCCCATCGTCGCGGCCGTCTCCTTGAATGAGGCGGGCCGGCTGATTCACGCCAGGATCACAGCCGTGAGTGGCTTCAGCTCAGAGGCCATCGCTGAGTGGGCCAAGCGCCATCTGGCGCCCGGCAGTCAGGTGCTCTCCGATGGCCTGGCCTGCTTTCGTGCCGTGACCACGGCAGGCTGCAGCCATCACGCCATCGTCACCGGTGGGAAGCACCCAAACGACTTGCCGCAGTTCCGTTGGATCAACACCGTGCTGGGCAACCTCAAGACCGGCTTCAACGGCACCTTCCACGCTTTCAATTTCGACAAGTACGCCAGGCGCTACCTGGGCGGCTTCTGCTTCCGGTTCAACCGGCGCTTCTCGATGGTTGCGATGACTGATCGCATTGCCAATGCGGTCTGTTGCTGCATGCCCTGCACGGAGCGGGATCTCAGGGTTGCGGAGGCTTATGGGTAA
- a CDS encoding sulfate ABC transporter substrate-binding protein, whose product MFLAGCGGPSATPQGGSSGERQRLLLVSYAVTKGAYDRILPTFEEQWKQKTGQELEIKTSYGGSGTQTRAVIDGLDADVVTLALSADVLKLEESGSIQPGWEQELPNNGIVTNSAVAFLTGAGNPKQITTWKDLVKPGVTVVTANPKTSGGARWNFLGLWGSITQAGGTPQQAEAFVTSVYKNVENLPKDACEASDVFLKRDQGDVLLNYENEAILATKTGDLKDPFVVPELNIRIEGPVAVVDKNVDRKGTRKAAEALAAYLFTDEAQQVFAEEGFRPTSPTVWARVKDRFAPVKTFFSVKDFGGWSQVNKEFFGNGGIWDRLFANTR is encoded by the coding sequence GTGTTCCTGGCCGGTTGCGGCGGTCCATCGGCAACACCCCAGGGCGGCAGCTCGGGTGAACGCCAGCGGCTGCTGCTGGTGAGCTACGCCGTCACCAAAGGGGCCTACGACCGGATCCTGCCCACCTTCGAGGAGCAGTGGAAGCAGAAAACCGGCCAGGAGCTGGAGATCAAGACCAGCTACGGCGGCTCGGGCACCCAGACCCGGGCGGTGATCGACGGGCTCGACGCGGATGTGGTCACCCTGGCCCTCTCCGCCGACGTGCTCAAGCTGGAGGAGTCGGGGTCGATTCAGCCCGGTTGGGAGCAGGAGCTGCCCAACAACGGCATCGTCACCAACTCGGCTGTGGCGTTCCTCACCGGAGCCGGCAATCCCAAGCAGATCACCACCTGGAAGGACCTGGTGAAGCCCGGAGTCACGGTGGTGACCGCCAACCCCAAAACATCCGGCGGTGCCCGCTGGAACTTCCTGGGTCTTTGGGGTTCCATTACCCAGGCCGGCGGCACGCCCCAGCAGGCTGAGGCCTTTGTCACCAGCGTCTACAAGAACGTCGAAAACCTGCCCAAGGATGCGTGCGAAGCCTCAGATGTATTCCTCAAACGCGACCAGGGCGACGTGCTGCTCAACTATGAAAACGAGGCGATCCTGGCCACCAAAACTGGCGACCTCAAGGATCCCTTCGTGGTGCCGGAGCTGAACATCCGCATCGAAGGCCCCGTGGCGGTGGTCGACAAAAATGTGGACCGCAAGGGCACCCGCAAGGCCGCCGAGGCCCTGGCCGCCTATCTGTTTACCGATGAGGCGCAGCAGGTTTTTGCCGAGGAGGGTTTCCGGCCCACCAGCCCCACGGTGTGGGCGCGGGTGAAGGATCGCTTTGCGCCGGTGAAGACGTTCTTTTCGGTGAAAGACTTTGGCGGCTGGAGCCAGGTCAACAAGGAATTCTTTGGCAACGGCGGCATCTGGGATCGCCTCTTCGCCAACACCCGCTGA
- a CDS encoding plasmid stability protein: protein MAKTLTLKNLPDALHARLSAAAKRHRRSLNNEAIVCLEAGLGAPSTSVEEQLARIRALRETLGPHIFDLDEIDAFKREGRP, encoded by the coding sequence ATGGCCAAGACCCTAACCCTCAAAAACCTGCCCGACGCGTTGCACGCGCGGCTCAGCGCTGCCGCCAAGCGGCACCGCCGCAGCCTCAACAACGAGGCGATCGTCTGCCTGGAGGCGGGCCTCGGGGCGCCTTCCACATCTGTGGAGGAACAATTGGCAAGGATCAGGGCATTGCGTGAGACCCTCGGACCGCACATCTTTGATCTCGATGAGATTGATGCGTTCAAGCGCGAGGGGCGGCCTTGA
- a CDS encoding ribbon-helix-helix domain-containing protein, translating into MRTIVDLPDRERDQLDLLCRQQGMSRAEAIRQALRLWLQQQTPSHAEVFGLWRDRSEGALELQEALRQEWSEH; encoded by the coding sequence ATGCGAACCATCGTGGACCTGCCTGATCGCGAGCGAGATCAGCTTGATTTGCTCTGCCGTCAGCAAGGCATGTCGCGGGCCGAGGCGATCCGCCAGGCGCTGCGCCTGTGGTTGCAGCAGCAGACGCCTTCCCATGCGGAGGTGTTCGGCCTCTGGCGCGACCGATCCGAGGGCGCCCTGGAGCTGCAGGAGGCGCTGCGCCAGGAATGGAGCGAGCATTGA
- a CDS encoding sulfate ABC transporter substrate-binding protein translates to MAQAQQPAKPQTLTLVSYAVTKNAYDQIFRLFADDWKKKTGQTVTFKGSYGGSGSQTRAVIDGLNADIVNLAMAADVSRIEQAGLIKTGWESRLPNKASPIHSTVVAFVRPCNPKKINSWKDLAKPNVDVVTANPKTSGGARWNFVALWGAVTQAGGSEAQARQFIRDVYKNVEVLPKDAREASDFFIKRKQGDVLLNWETEAILAKRKGEWTAGYKTFSPNVLTFQPVAVVDKNVERNGSRKVAEAFTKFLFTPAAQKAFADNGFRPATAEGKAYARGKFPVVKTYTIEAFGGWPAVTGKFFRDGAIWDQIFRASR, encoded by the coding sequence TTGGCGCAGGCCCAGCAGCCGGCCAAACCCCAAACCCTCACCCTGGTCTCCTACGCGGTTACCAAAAACGCCTACGACCAGATCTTCCGGCTGTTCGCCGACGACTGGAAAAAGAAAACCGGCCAGACCGTCACCTTCAAGGGCAGCTATGGCGGCTCCGGTTCCCAGACCCGAGCCGTGATCGATGGCCTCAATGCCGACATCGTCAATCTGGCCATGGCCGCCGACGTGTCCCGGATCGAGCAGGCCGGGCTAATTAAGACAGGCTGGGAAAGCCGTCTTCCGAACAAAGCCTCGCCCATCCACTCCACCGTTGTGGCCTTTGTGCGCCCCTGCAATCCCAAGAAGATCAACAGCTGGAAAGACCTCGCCAAGCCTAATGTGGACGTGGTCACCGCCAACCCCAAGACCTCCGGTGGTGCCCGCTGGAACTTCGTCGCCCTTTGGGGCGCTGTGACCCAGGCCGGAGGCTCGGAAGCTCAAGCCAGGCAATTCATCCGCGACGTCTACAAGAACGTCGAGGTGCTGCCCAAGGATGCCCGCGAGGCCTCCGACTTCTTCATCAAGCGCAAGCAGGGTGACGTACTACTCAACTGGGAAACCGAGGCGATTCTGGCCAAACGCAAGGGCGAGTGGACCGCTGGCTACAAGACCTTCAGCCCCAACGTGCTCACGTTCCAGCCGGTTGCGGTGGTTGACAAGAACGTGGAACGCAATGGCAGCCGCAAGGTGGCCGAGGCCTTTACCAAGTTTCTCTTTACCCCGGCTGCCCAGAAGGCATTTGCCGATAACGGCTTCCGGCCTGCCACGGCCGAGGGCAAGGCCTACGCCCGCGGCAAGTTTCCCGTGGTGAAGACCTACACGATCGAGGCCTTCGGTGGCTGGCCGGCCGTGACCGGCAAATTCTTCCGCGATGGGGCGATCTGGGACCAGATCTTCCGCGCCTCCCGCTGA
- a CDS encoding Rrf2 family transcriptional regulator, with amino-acid sequence MVFSAKTEYGLVALIDLAAVYATGERVQTGEISRRHGMPERYLEQMLTSLRKGGYLISVRGPRGGYQLTRSPELITVSEVEECLEGESRAERQGDRDNAEFRVLDGLAQRAQQARTAVLEGTTLAHLLLERDGLRQSTPMFYI; translated from the coding sequence ATGGTTTTCAGTGCCAAGACGGAGTACGGACTGGTTGCGCTGATCGATCTGGCCGCCGTCTATGCAACGGGTGAGCGCGTGCAGACCGGCGAGATCAGCAGACGGCATGGCATGCCAGAGCGCTACCTGGAGCAGATGCTCACATCCCTGCGTAAAGGGGGGTATCTAATCAGCGTGCGTGGGCCTAGGGGCGGCTACCAGCTGACCCGCTCGCCAGAGCTGATCACTGTCTCCGAGGTAGAGGAATGCCTGGAAGGGGAGTCGCGCGCGGAGCGCCAGGGCGATCGCGACAACGCCGAGTTCCGGGTGCTCGATGGGCTGGCCCAGCGGGCGCAACAGGCTAGAACTGCCGTGCTGGAGGGGACCACGCTGGCCCACCTGCTGCTGGAGCGGGACGGCCTGAGGCAGTCCACGCCAATGTTCTACATCTGA
- the cysT gene encoding sulfate ABC transporter permease subunit CysT: MAPALSARRRGFTWPSWLQLSWSWRITWLYLALVLFLPLGALALKATAVGPVQFWQLITSPEALATYRISFGLAFVAALLNGVFGLVIAWALVRCSFPGRRRLDSLIDLPFALPTAVAGLALAAIYSTNGWLGAPLQALFGIKVSFTWLGVAIAMVFISLPFVVRSVEPVLEALEHDQEEAAWCLGATPRQTLTKVVLPQLMPAILAGVAQGYSRAVGEYGSVVMISSNVPFRDLITPTLIIQKSEEYDFASATVIGMVMLMFSLLSLLVINGLQVWGRNWEANPAKGA; the protein is encoded by the coding sequence ATGGCTCCTGCGCTCTCGGCCCGACGCCGGGGATTCACCTGGCCTAGCTGGCTGCAGCTGAGCTGGTCCTGGCGGATCACCTGGTTGTATCTGGCCTTGGTGCTGTTTCTGCCGCTGGGCGCTCTGGCTCTCAAAGCCACTGCGGTGGGCCCGGTTCAGTTCTGGCAGCTGATCACCAGCCCTGAAGCTCTGGCCACTTACCGAATCAGCTTCGGATTGGCGTTTGTGGCCGCTTTGCTCAATGGTGTGTTTGGCCTCGTGATCGCTTGGGCGCTAGTGCGCTGCTCCTTTCCCGGGCGGCGGCGGCTGGATTCGCTGATCGATCTGCCCTTTGCCCTGCCCACGGCGGTGGCGGGCCTAGCCCTGGCCGCGATCTACAGCACCAACGGCTGGCTGGGTGCACCGCTTCAGGCCCTGTTCGGCATCAAAGTTTCATTTACCTGGCTGGGGGTCGCCATCGCCATGGTGTTTATCTCTCTGCCCTTTGTGGTTCGCAGCGTGGAGCCTGTGCTCGAGGCGTTAGAGCACGATCAGGAAGAAGCCGCCTGGTGCCTCGGTGCCACTCCGCGTCAGACCTTGACCAAGGTGGTGCTGCCCCAGTTGATGCCGGCGATCTTGGCGGGCGTAGCCCAGGGCTACAGCCGGGCCGTAGGCGAATACGGCTCGGTGGTGATGATCTCCTCCAACGTGCCGTTCCGCGACCTGATTACCCCCACTTTGATCATCCAGAAGTCAGAGGAATACGACTTCGCTTCCGCCACAGTTATCGGCATGGTGATGCTGATGTTTTCACTACTGAGCC
- a CDS encoding 20S proteasome subunit A/B, with protein sequence MHVFQPASDRLFVLLAAGNLATTQAVVNHIQRDLDQEIGEQASINEDLRSCHYLFEAAAYVGAVSVAVQEKHCAALKQAGTSAEASFILGGQIGSEPHGLFMLYPQGNAVMATSQTPYLQIGESKYGKPPLDNVGNINLSLEDAARLCLISEVLTYRSNLTVGPPFELAIVPRDRHTVAHRATFEAEAPELTAMIDTWSSAQREALDRLPSFFWEKNQVRA encoded by the coding sequence ATGCATGTATTTCAGCCGGCATCCGACCGGCTGTTCGTGCTTCTGGCTGCTGGCAATCTCGCTACCACCCAGGCAGTGGTGAACCATATCCAGCGGGATCTGGATCAGGAGATTGGCGAGCAGGCCAGCATTAACGAGGATCTGCGTTCCTGTCACTACCTGTTTGAAGCGGCCGCCTATGTCGGCGCGGTGAGCGTGGCGGTGCAGGAGAAACACTGCGCTGCCCTGAAGCAGGCGGGCACCAGCGCAGAGGCCAGCTTCATCCTGGGGGGGCAGATCGGCAGCGAACCTCATGGTCTGTTCATGTTGTATCCACAGGGGAATGCGGTGATGGCCACCTCCCAGACCCCCTATCTACAGATCGGTGAATCCAAATACGGAAAGCCGCCGCTCGACAATGTGGGCAACATCAACTTGTCGCTGGAGGATGCCGCCCGGCTCTGCTTGATTTCGGAAGTGCTCACCTACCGCTCCAACCTCACCGTTGGCCCGCCGTTCGAGCTGGCGATCGTGCCCCGTGATCGGCACACGGTGGCCCATCGCGCCACCTTCGAGGCGGAGGCACCTGAATTGACAGCCATGATCGACACCTGGAGCAGCGCCCAGCGGGAAGCCCTGGACCGGCTGCCGAGCTTCTTCTGGGAAAAGAACCAGGTCCGCGCTTGA
- a CDS encoding N-acetyltransferase family protein, with amino-acid sequence MPAPSSPLQIRPYEPADWPALWALLEPMFRAGETFPHDLAITEAEAQLAWVEQNQAVMVAVDAAGAVLGTYYLRPNSLALGAHVANAGYVVAEHCRRMGIGSRLCQHSLQAAWRLGFRAMQFNLVVSTNSAGIRCWQRNRFQLVGTLPGAFRHKQLGYVDALVMVQGLVEGPKP; translated from the coding sequence CTGCCTGCGCCCTCCTCGCCACTACAGATCCGCCCCTATGAGCCCGCCGACTGGCCGGCGCTGTGGGCGCTGCTGGAGCCGATGTTCCGCGCTGGTGAAACCTTCCCCCACGACCTGGCCATCACGGAGGCAGAAGCCCAGCTGGCGTGGGTGGAGCAGAACCAGGCGGTGATGGTGGCCGTGGATGCGGCCGGGGCCGTGCTGGGCACGTATTACCTGAGGCCCAACTCCCTCGCCCTCGGCGCCCATGTGGCCAACGCTGGCTATGTGGTGGCTGAGCACTGCCGCCGCATGGGAATCGGCAGCCGGCTCTGCCAGCACTCCCTGCAGGCAGCGTGGCGGCTGGGGTTCCGGGCGATGCAGTTCAACCTGGTGGTGAGCACCAACAGCGCCGGCATCCGCTGCTGGCAGCGCAATCGGTTTCAGCTTGTCGGCACCCTGCCAGGGGCGTTCCGCCACAAGCAATTGGGTTACGTCGATGCGCTGGTGATGGTCCAGGGGCTGGTGGAGGGGCCGAAGCCATGA
- a CDS encoding type II toxin-antitoxin system VapC family toxin: MERALMLLLDTNILIDVLRGEAVALAWLEQQQQPHISVITWIEVLVGCRNGEASRVQGWLESFPRLPLDGAIAAQTVRLRQRHGLKIPDAIILATAHCGDFSLATRNVKDFPLALGGVVHPYRLEPAR, translated from the coding sequence ATGGAGCGAGCATTGATGCTGCTGCTCGACACCAACATCCTGATCGACGTGCTGCGCGGCGAAGCGGTGGCTCTGGCCTGGCTGGAGCAGCAACAGCAGCCCCACATCAGCGTGATCACCTGGATCGAGGTGCTGGTGGGCTGTCGCAATGGCGAAGCCAGCCGCGTGCAGGGCTGGCTGGAGAGCTTCCCGCGCCTGCCGCTGGATGGGGCGATCGCGGCCCAAACGGTGCGGCTGCGCCAGCGGCACGGCCTCAAGATTCCCGACGCGATCATCCTGGCCACAGCCCACTGCGGCGATTTCAGCCTCGCCACCCGCAACGTGAAGGATTTCCCGCTGGCGCTGGGCGGGGTTGTGCATCCCTACCGGCTCGAACCCGCCCGATGA
- a CDS encoding class II glutamine amidotransferase has protein sequence MAAGARSTRNSLATAASGIASSPTPADSAPANSSICELLALNANTPTDMGFSFRGLSRRGGASGEHADGWGLASFTPDGSGLNLIREDAPAAFSLLADQLAERSPKALVSIAHIRKATRGVVALENCHPFARSWGGQTWVFAHNGDLQGAIPLGDRNRPFGSTDSEAAFCWILEQLHSSGVDSSNAAEVFEQLHHCAAQLAERGTFNALISNGQWLFVTATSRLHRLTRRAPFCKATLADPPLQVDFSALTPSNDVVTILSTEPLTTDEHWQPFQAGESLLLQAGEVIQRSRHGVRPAPAH, from the coding sequence TTGGCGGCTGGAGCCAGGTCAACAAGGAATTCTTTGGCAACGGCGGCATCTGGGATCGCCTCTTCGCCAACACCCGCTGATAGCGCACCTGCCAACTCGTCCATTTGTGAGCTGCTCGCCCTCAACGCCAATACCCCCACCGACATGGGCTTCTCCTTCCGGGGGCTCAGCCGGCGTGGTGGGGCTAGCGGCGAACATGCCGATGGCTGGGGGTTGGCCAGCTTCACCCCTGATGGCTCGGGGCTCAACCTGATCCGGGAGGACGCCCCGGCCGCCTTCTCGCTGCTGGCGGATCAACTGGCCGAACGCTCACCCAAGGCCCTCGTGAGCATCGCCCACATCCGCAAGGCCACCCGCGGCGTGGTGGCTCTGGAGAACTGCCATCCCTTTGCTCGCAGCTGGGGCGGGCAGACCTGGGTGTTTGCTCACAACGGCGACCTCCAAGGCGCCATTCCCTTGGGCGATCGCAATCGGCCCTTCGGCAGCACCGACAGCGAAGCAGCGTTTTGCTGGATCCTGGAGCAGCTCCATTCCAGCGGGGTCGATTCCAGCAACGCGGCTGAGGTGTTTGAGCAACTGCACCACTGCGCCGCCCAACTGGCCGAGCGGGGCACCTTTAATGCCCTGATCAGCAACGGCCAGTGGCTGTTTGTCACCGCCACCAGCCGGCTCCACAGGCTCACCCGCCGGGCGCCGTTCTGTAAGGCCACGCTCGCGGATCCGCCGCTGCAGGTGGATTTCTCCGCGCTCACCCCGTCCAACGATGTGGTGACCATTCTCAGCACTGAGCCGCTCACCACCGACGAGCACTGGCAGCCCTTTCAGGCCGGTGAATCGCTGCTGCTCCAGGCGGGCGAGGTGATCCAGCGCAGTCGCCACGGGGTCAGGCCGGCCCCTGCGCATTGA
- a CDS encoding type II toxin-antitoxin system VapC family toxin: MIVVDTNVLVYLLLPCPKTELAELLLKHQPQWAAPPLWRSEFRNVLTGYLRRGLLQQSRAVALMLEAEETLSAHEEMVATERVLHLVGISSCSSYDCEFVAAAQQLEVPLITEDRAILQAFPAIAQSLHQATS, translated from the coding sequence TTGATTGTTGTCGACACCAATGTGCTCGTCTACCTTCTGCTGCCCTGTCCCAAGACAGAGCTCGCTGAACTGCTTTTGAAGCACCAACCCCAGTGGGCAGCGCCACCACTGTGGCGCAGTGAGTTTCGCAATGTGCTCACGGGTTACCTGCGGAGAGGGCTCCTGCAGCAATCTCGAGCCGTTGCGCTGATGCTGGAGGCCGAAGAAACCCTTTCGGCCCATGAGGAAATGGTCGCCACAGAGAGGGTCCTTCATCTGGTGGGCATCAGCAGCTGCAGCTCCTACGACTGTGAGTTCGTCGCTGCGGCGCAGCAGCTGGAGGTGCCACTGATCACGGAAGATAGGGCCATCCTGCAGGCGTTCCCGGCGATCGCGCAGTCGCTGCATCAGGCCACCTCCTGA